A window from Fusarium musae strain F31 chromosome 8, whole genome shotgun sequence encodes these proteins:
- a CDS encoding hypothetical protein (EggNog:ENOG41), whose translation MAQRNYLECSPRRRPFEEPTGQRYAGQVPTPETLEQPGVRRRHITEYIAFIRPEISHIITEYGRAAIKRVCQELYATGVRATPSPWFGLMCERIMWKMCFDPLGDDAPEWPWTHVKYPSVLAPGEEPNGIYARYCQERRVQDEGIARMNQQLKAQADAATAARAADPNDKYTVTSSAPLQNIGEPLRVDTDLDIRRALWNLTISKPFNECNAVGPFEVEPKVPLGWYVFKDLAAINGLLPACIAVKLNITNKSVFVTIVESAKVNPAVPVREILLDVWEAVQSWAVMVNTVGGGEMNTLFQYFLGVKARGGLLWREKAPLPMQQ comes from the exons ATGGCACAGAGAAACTATCTCGAGTGCTCGCCCCGCAGACGTCCCTTTGAGGAACCCACCGGCCAGCGCTACGCCGGTCAAGTCCCTACTCCCGAGACCCTCGAGCAGCCTGGTGTCCGCCGCCGCCACATCACAGAATACATCGCCTTCATACGTCCTGAGATCAGCCACATCATCACCGAGTATGGAAGAGCGGCTATCAAGAGGGTCTGTCAGGAGCTTTACGCTACTGGTGTGCGAGCGACGCCGTCTCCTTGGTTTGGATTGATGTGCGAGCGCATCATGTGGAAGATGTGCT TTGACCCGCTCGGGGACGATGCTCCGGAGTGGCCTTGGACGCATGTCAAGTATCCTTCTGTGCTTGCGCCAGGCGAGGAACCGAACGGCATTTATGCGCGATACTGCCAGGAACGAAGAGTTCAAGATGAGGGGATCGCACGAATGAACCAACAGCTCAAAGCGCAAGCTGACGCAGCAACTGCCGCCCGCGCCGCGGATCCTAACGACAAATACACCGTCACGTCCTCAGCTCCCCTTCAGAACATTGGCGAGCCACTGAGAGTTGATACCGATCTCGACATAAGAAGAGCGCTCTGGAATCTCACCATCAGCAAGCCATTCAACGAATGCAACGCAGTCGGTCCCTTCGAAGTTGAACCAAAAGTCCCATTAGGGTGGTACGTCTTCAAAGACCTGGCGGCCATCAATGGGCTTCTCCCGGCGTGCATCGCTGTCAAGTTGAACATTACGAACAAGAGCGTCTTTGTCACAATTGTTGAGTCTGCGAAGGTCAACCCCGCGGTCCCTGTGCGGGAGAttcttcttgatgtttgGGAGGCTGTGCAGTCGTGGGCGGTGATGGTCAATACAGTAGGCGGGGGTGAGATGAATACCCTGTTTCAGTACTTCTTAGGGGTTAAGGCGCGTGGTGGGCTCTTGTGGAGAGAGAAAGCTCCTTTGCCGATGCAGCAGTAG